One Fulvia fulva chromosome 12, complete sequence genomic region harbors:
- a CDS encoding putative methionine--tRNA ligase, cytoplasmic, with product MVAHPILPEEGKKNVLITSALPYVNNVPHLGNIIGSVLSADVFSRYCKARGHPTLYICGTDEYGTATETKAIEERVTPQQLCDKYNKLHREVYDWFEIDFDHFGRTPTQQQTDIAQDIFTKLHKNKFLEERTTVQPYCTKHNGFLADRFVEGTCPLCNYEDARGDQCDKCGHLLDPLDLKNPRCKLDGETPEARETKHVFLLLDTLQEQVAAWSKKSNEKGVWSDNGINITNAWIKEGLKPRGITRDLKWGTAVPLQGYDDKVLYVWFDACIGYVSITANYTDQWEKWWRNPDNVELYQFMGKDNVPFHTVVFPCSQLGTGDKWTMLNTLSTTEYLNYERGKFSKSRGVGVFGTSAKETGIAADVWRYFLLLRRPETSDTEFEWGGFIAANNNELVANFGNFVNRVLKFVNSANYDSVVPAWSQSGLDAEVEKALNQHIKDTNEKLAEYRKEFDAVHLKAALACAREISSLGNLLLQSNKIDNNLFNNERARCDAVVNLAVNHVHLLASVIAPYLPATSRAILEQLQAELLIIPDEWQAQSIPASHKIGKAQHLFKNIKPEKEAEWKEMFGGSELKKAKEEEAKKKAARKAEKDKKKAKKAAERAGQAVESSEKDGAEKPSAGDAVEEVTEGVKQAALQTS from the exons ATGGTCGCTCATCCGATCCTGCCCGAGGAGGGCAAGAAGAATGTCCTCATCACTTCGGCATTGCCATATGTCAACAATGTTCCACATCTCGGCAACATCATTGGGTCGGTCTTGTCAGCGGACGTTTTCTCGAGGTATTGCAAGGCGAGAGGGCATCCTACGCTGTATATCTGTGGCACGGACGAGTATGGCACTGCGACGGAGACGAAGGCCATAGAAGAG CGCGTCACGCCCCAACAGCTCTGCGACAAGTACAACAAACTCCACAGAGAAGTCTATGACTGGTTCGAGATCGACTTTGACCACTTCGGCCGAACACCCACACAACAGCAGACCGACATCGCCCAAGACATCTTCACCAAGCTTCACAAGAACAAGTTCCTGGAAGAGCGGACCACAGTACAGCCCTACTGCACCAAGCACAACGGCTTCCTCGCAGATCGATTCGTGGAGGGAACATGTCCTCTGTGCAACTACGAAGACGCACGAGGAGACCAGTGCGACAAGTGTGGACATCTCCTCGATCCTCTAGACCTCAAGAACCCACGATGTAAGCTGGATGGTGAGACACCTGAAGCCAGAGAGACCAAGCACGTCTTCCTGCTTCTGGACACGCTGCAAGAGCAGGTTGCAGCATGGTCGAAGAAGAGCAACGAGAAGGGCGTGTGGAGCGACAACGGTATCAACATCACAAATGCCTGGATCAAGGAGGGTCTGAAGCCAAGAGGTATCACAAGAGATCTGAAGTGGGGAACAGCAGTACCACTGCAGGGATACGATGATAAGGTGCTGTATGTGTGGTTTGATGCTTGCATTGGTTACGTCTCAATCACCGCGAACTACACGGATCAGTGGGAGAAGTGGTGGAGAAATCCGGACAACGTCGAGCTGTATCAGTTCATGGGCAAGGACAATGTGCCGTTCCATACGGTCGTCTTCCCTTGCTCGCAGCTCGGCACGGGCGATAAGTGGACTATGCTCAACACCCTTAGCACAACCGAGTACCTCAACTATGAGCGCGGCAAGTTCAGTAAGAGTCGGGGTGTTGGTGTGTTTGGCACAAGTGCGAAGGAGACTGGCATTGCGGCGGATGTCTGGCGGTATTTCCTGCTGCTGAGAAGACCCGAAACGAGCGACACTGAGTTTGAGTGGGGTGGCTTTATCGCTGCGAACAACAACGAG CTCGTCGCCAACTTCGGCAACTTCGTCAACCGCGTGCTCAAGTTCGTCAACTCCGCCAACTACGACTCGGTCGTACCTGCCTGGTCACAATCAGGATTGGATGCAGAGGTCGAGAAGGCTCTCAATCAGCACATCAAGGACACCAACGAGAAGCTGGCCGAGTACCGCAAAGAGTTCGATGCCGTCCATCTCAAAGCTGCATTGGCCTGCGCCCGCGAGATCTCCTCCCTGGGCAACCTCCTACTTCAAAGCAACAAGATCGACAACAACCTGTTCAACAACGAGCGTGCACGATGCGATGCGGTCGTTAACCTCGCAGTGAACCATGTCCATCTCCTGGCTTCAGTCATTGCACCATACCTCCCAGCCACATCACGCGCAATCCTCGAGCAGCTCCAAGCTGAGCTCCTGATTATCCCCGACGAATGGCAAGCCCAGAGCATCCCAGCTTCCCACAAGATCGGCAAAGCCCAACATCTCTTCAAGAACATCAAGCCAGAAAAGGAAGCCGAGTGGAAGGAGATGTTCGGTGGTAGCGAATTGAAAAAGGCCAAAGAAGAAGAGGCTAAGAAGAAGGCGGCGAGGAAGGCAGAGAAGGACAAGAAGAAGGCTAAGAAGGCTGCCGAGAGGGCGGGTCAAGCAGTCGAAAGCTCAGAGAAGGATGGTGCCGAGAAGCCTTCCGCTGGTGATGCGGTTGAAGAGGTCACAGAGGGTGTGAAACAGGCTGCATTGCAGACTAGTTAG